The genomic window GAGAACACCGCAGCCGTGCCGCAGGAATCCCGCCGGCCATCAGCACACGATCTCGAGGTCCTGAGCCGCCAGCTCGGCCGGCCGGTCAGGGACGTCGTTGAGATCCCTGCACGGTGCGTTTGCGGCAATCCGTTGGTTGCCGCCACGGCGCCGCGGCTCAGCAACGGAACGCCATTCCCCACCACGTTCTACCTGACCCACCCGGTCATTACTTCCGCGGTGTCGCGGTTGGAAGCCGGCGGGATGATGAACGAGATGAACTCCCGACTGACCGCTGACCAGGACCTCGCAGGTGCCTACCAGGGTGCCCACGAGTCCTACCTGCAGGCGCGCAACGACATTGCCGGTCGATCCGGAACAGGTGCTGTCCCTGAAATTGACGGAATCTCCGCCGGTGGCATGCCTACCCGCGTGAAATGCCTCCACGTGCTGGTGGGGCATTCCTTGGCTGCCGGCCCGGGCGTCAACCCGCTGGGAGATGAAGCGTTGGACGCCATCGCCGAGTGGTGGACCAAGGACCGTTGCTACTGCGACGGTGCGTGGGACACTTCCGGCGAGGCTCCCTCCCGGGACCTGAGCCGCCACGGGCCCCAGGGACTGCCGGAGATCGTGGGCCGGCCCGCGCCGGTGCGTCAATCCAGGACAGAAACTCCGGGCCCACAGGAAGGGACTGCATGAGCCGCGTTGCAGCGATCGACTGCGGAACCAACTCCATCCGCCTGCTCATCGCCGATGCTTCAGCAGACGGCGCGCCGGGCCCCTTGAGGGACGTCGTTCGTGAAATGCGCGTGGTCCGTCTGGGCCAAGGAGTCGATGCCACAGGTGAGCTGGCTCCGGAGGCCTTGGAACGAACGTTCGCAGCAGCACGTGAATACGCCGGACTCATCAAGGTGCACGGCGCCGGACGTGTCCGGTTCGTAGCCACGTCCGCCACCCGTGATGCCCGTAACCGCCAGGTATTTGTGGACGGCATCCGGGATCTCCTGGGAGTGGAGCCTGAAGTCATCACCGGCGACGAGGAAGCTGCGCTGTCCTTCGCCGGTGCCGGCAGCGTCCTGCCGGCCATGGGGGAGGACCCCATCCTGGTAGTGGACCTGGGAGGTGGCAGCACTGAGTTTGTCCTGGGCGACTCCACCGGCGTCATAGCGGCACGTTCGGTAGACATCGGCTGCGTCAGGCTGACTGAACGGCACCTTCGCAGCGACCCGCCCACGGCGGCGCAAATCGCCGCAGCAGAGGCCGACGTCGACGCCGCACTGGACCTGGCCATGCAGGCGGTACCGCTTGACCGCGCCACAGCTGTGGTGGGCGTTGCAGGGTCCATCACCACCGTCACCGCGCACGCGTTGGGCCTGGACAAATACCGCCCTGAACGAATCCATGGTGCGTCGTTGAGCCTGGAAACCATCAGCGATGCTTGCACCAACCTGTTGGAAATGACGCGGGATGAACGTGCTGCCTTGCCTTACATGCATCCGGGCCGTGTGGATGTCATAGGTGCCGGTGCCTTGGTTTGGCGCCGAATCCTGGACCGCCTGTCCGGTGTAGGCAACAGCGGCGTCAGCAACAGCAGGATTGAAGCGGCCGTTGCCAGTGAGCACGACATCCTGGACGGCATCGCCCTGAGCATCAGGGACGCCGGATGACTCTGCGTTTCCGCCGCACTCTCTCCGCTGCCCTGGCTACCGCCATGGCAGGCGGGGCGTTGGCTGGTGCGTTGTTGACGGCCCCGGCTGCCAGCGCGGACGCATGGCGCGACAAGGAGTTCTGGCTAAAGGACTCCGGTGTCACCAGCGCATGGCAGGTATCCAAGGGAGCCGGAGTCAAGGTGGCCATCATTGACAGCGGCATTGACGGCAGCCACCCGGACCTGAAGGGCGCTGTAGTAGGCGGAACGGACGTTTCGGGCGCCGGAGCCCCCAACGGACAAAAGAGCATTGGTGCCAAGACCGAGCACGGCACCCTGGTAGCCACCATGTTGGCCGGCCGGGGCCACACTACTCCTACGGCCTCGCCGTCACCGACGGCGTCGGCCACACCGCCCGGGCCACCCGCCGCGGCACCGGTCGGCGGACCGGACGGAATCATCGGCGTCGCCCCTGAAGCGGAAATCCTGGCAGTCTCCACCTGGCTTGGCTCACCCAACCCGGGCGGGAAAACGGACCAGGAGCAGATTCCGGATGCTGTCCGCTGGGCCGTGGACAATGGGGCCAAAGTCATCAACATCTCCCTGGGCAGTACTTCGCCGGATTGGCCGCAAAGCTGGGACGCGGCGTTCCTGTACGCGGAGCAGAAGGACGTGGTGAT from Arthrobacter sp. StoSoilB20 includes these protein-coding regions:
- a CDS encoding Ppx/GppA phosphatase family protein, producing MSRVAAIDCGTNSIRLLIADASADGAPGPLRDVVREMRVVRLGQGVDATGELAPEALERTFAAAREYAGLIKVHGAGRVRFVATSATRDARNRQVFVDGIRDLLGVEPEVITGDEEAALSFAGAGSVLPAMGEDPILVVDLGGGSTEFVLGDSTGVIAARSVDIGCVRLTERHLRSDPPTAAQIAAAEADVDAALDLAMQAVPLDRATAVVGVAGSITTVTAHALGLDKYRPERIHGASLSLETISDACTNLLEMTRDERAALPYMHPGRVDVIGAGALVWRRILDRLSGVGNSGVSNSRIEAAVASEHDILDGIALSIRDAG
- a CDS encoding DUF501 domain-containing protein: MEENTAAVPQESRRPSAHDLEVLSRQLGRPVRDVVEIPARCVCGNPLVAATAPRLSNGTPFPTTFYLTHPVITSAVSRLEAGGMMNEMNSRLTADQDLAGAYQGAHESYLQARNDIAGRSGTGAVPEIDGISAGGMPTRVKCLHVLVGHSLAAGPGVNPLGDEALDAIAEWWTKDRCYCDGAWDTSGEAPSRDLSRHGPQGLPEIVGRPAPVRQSRTETPGPQEGTA